From Apium graveolens cultivar Ventura chromosome 9, ASM990537v1, whole genome shotgun sequence, the proteins below share one genomic window:
- the LOC141683852 gene encoding L-ascorbate oxidase homolog: MGRSWSVTAATLLLWLCTTGVVFAEDPYIFMDWDVTYGNMAPLGVNQQVILINGLFPGPKINCTSNNNLVINVFNHIDEPLLFTFSGVQHRKNSWQDGTPGTMCPILPGMNYTYKMQVKDQIGSYVYFPTTGMQKASGGIGPLSIQSRELIPVPFDKPALEFDVLAGDWYTRGHKALKTVLDAGRSVGKPDGIQINGKSAKVGGPAEPMFTMEPGKTYRYRMCNVGMRTSLNFRFQEHSMKLVEIEGSHTVQNMYDNLDIHVGQCMSVLVTADKNPKDYYLVVSSRFNKETMTSVAIVRYASGNGPPPAQLPPGPLENRDGVALSMNQFRSFKWNLTASAARPNPQGSYHYGGINITRTIKLVNTRGSVNGKLRFGLNGVSHIDKETPLKLAEYFGKQAEVFKYDIIKDEPPKDEKTIIMEPNVVNATYRNFVEIIFENHEKTIQGYHLDGYSFFAVGMEMGNWSPEKRKLYNLVDAVSRHTIHVFPNSWSAVMTTLDNAGMWNLRSDMWERFYLGQQLYFSVLSPERSLKDEYNIPDNALRCGVIKDSPLPPPYVI, encoded by the coding sequence ATGGGAAGATCTTGGTCAGTCACAGCAGCAACATTGTTGCTGTGGCTGTGTACTACAGGGGTGGTTTTTGCTGAAGACCCTTATATTTTTATGGATTGGGACGTCACCTATGGCAACATGGCTCCATTAGGCGTTAATCAACAAGTGATATTAATCAATGGTCTGTTTCCTGGTCCTAAAATTAACTGCACTTCCAACAACAACCTTGTTATCAACGTCTTCAATCATATTGACGAGCCACTTCTTTTCACATTTTCTGGCGTTCAGCACAGAAAGAATTCGTGGCAGGATGGTACTCCTGGCACAATGTGCCCCATTTTGCCCGGCATGAACTATACTTACAAAATGCAGGTGAAGGATCAAATAGGCAGTTATGTCTACTTCCCCACCACCGGCATGCAGAAGGCCTCCGGTGGGATTGGTCCCTTAAGTATCCAAAGCCGTGAACTTATACCAGTTCCTTTCGATAAACCTGCCCTCGAGTTTGATGTACTCGCTGGGGATTGGTATACTAGGGGACACAAAGCCCTTAAAACAGTCCTGGATGCCGGTCGGTCTGTGGGAAAACCAGATGGAATCCAGATCAATGGCAAGTCCGCTAAAGTTGGTGGGCCTGCTGAGCCTATGTTCACTATGGAACCAGGAAAAACATACAGATACAGAATGTGCAATGTGGGGATGAGAACGTCCCTTAACTTCAGGTTCCAAGAACATTCCATGAAGCTTGTTGAAATAGAAGGGTCTCACACAGTCCAGAACATGTATGATAATCTCGACATTCATGTTGGCCAATGCATGTCCGTTTTAGTAACAGCTGACAAGAATCCAAAGGATTATTACCTGGTGGTTTCCTCCCGTTTCAATAAGGAAACTATGACCAGCGTTGCCATTGTCCGTTACGCCAGTGGCAATGGACCACCGCCTGCACAGCTACCACCTGGGCCTCTAGAGAACAGAGACGGTGTAGCCTTGTCTATGAACCAATTCCGATCTTTCAAATGGAACCTCACAGCCAGTGCAGCCCGTCCGAATCCACAAGGATCATACCATTACGGAGGTATCAACATCACCCGCACCATAAAGCTTGTTAACACCAGAGGCAGTGTGAACGGAAAGCTCCGGTTCGGCCTCAACGGTGTGTCTCATATTGACAAGGAGACTCCACTGAAACTAGCCGAGTACTTTGGAAAACAAGCTGAAGTTTTCAAATACGATATAATCAAAGATGAACCTCCTAAAGATGAAAAgacgataataatggagccaAACGTAGTGAACGCAACATACCGTAACTTTGTTGAAATAATATTTGAGAATCACGAGAAAACAATCCAAGGGTATCACTTAGATGGATACTCCTTCTTCGCGGTAGGAATGGAAATGGGGAATTGGTCACCGGAGAAGCGTAAGTTGTACAATTTAGTTGATGCAGTGAGTCGGCACACAATTCATGTGTTCCCCAACTCATGGTCAGCAGTGATGACAACATTGGACAACGCGGGAATGTGGAACTTACGGTCCGACATGTGGGAGAGATTCTACCTCGGACAGCAGCTGTACTTTAGTGTTCTGTCACCAGAGCGCTCACTTAAGGATGAGTATAACATTCCGGACAATGCCTTAAGGTGTGGCGTTATCAAGGACTCGCCACTCCCACCTCCTTATGTTATTTAA